In Caballeronia sp. NK8, the DNA window GCTCCCTGGCGTTCAAGTCAGACCTCGACAGCCGATAAGGGCATATAGAACAAGCGGAGGTGAGCCGAGCACGTATATCATTGCGATTGGCCGCAACGCCTGCTCCGCGCGCAGCACCGATATGCCTCCAAACAAGCACCGTTCGAAAATGGAAGACATTAGAAACGATTCCGCGCAAACACACGCGCCCTCCGGGATTGCAACAATGCCCTTCCTCGTGTGGGGAAGCCATATCGGTCAGCTTTTCGACTCGGCTACCGACCTGCGCGATATGCTCGTGCCTTATTTTCGTGCAGGCCTCTTGAACAACGAGCGCTGCCTCTGGGTCACGGACGGTACCTTCGGCGTCGAAGACGCCCGCGCCGCATTGCGTGAAGCCGTGCCCGACCTCGACGACCGCGAGCGGAGAGGGCAGATCGAGATCTCGGACAGCAGCGCCTTTTATGATCCGGCGCAGCCGCTACGTCCACGCAGCCTGGTGGAAGGACTCGTACATCGCGAGCGCGAGGCGCTCGCTGCGGGCTACCGTGGCGTGCGGACGAATGGCAATTGCGCATGGGTTAAAAGCGCTCAGTGGAATAGCTTCCTCGAGTACGAAACGGGCGTACAGGAAGCCGTTCAGGGCCGGCGCCTCATTTGCATGTGCAGCTATCGGCACGATCTTATCGATGAACCACAAGTGAACGACGTGGTTCAACGGCATCATCTTCTGCTCCAGAGCCCATTCGCACGCCCGTCAACCGCAGACCGCCCGGTGGGCCAACCGATTGACATGACAGATGGCGATCCCGATCCCGCCAAGCTGATCGCTCTGTTAAACGAGGATCTGGCCGCCAGCAGGGCGCTCCATGACCTGTCGCTCCATATGCTCGTCGAACAGGAGCCTTCGGCTCTGTATGGGCGCATTGTCGAGGCGGCGAGACAGTTGCTTGGATCGGATTTCGCCAGCCTGCAGATGCTTTCGGGCGGCACAGGCGAAATGCTGCAGCTCGAACTGATCGCCCACTGCGGTTTTACGCTGACGGCGGCGACGCACTGGCGCAAGGTGTTTATCGACTCAACTACGAGTTGCGGCGTCGCGTTGGCGACAGGCAAGCGTGTCATCATCGATGACGTCGAGACGTGCGACCTTCTGGTCGATACAACGGATCTGCTGGTCTTTCGCGAAACCGGGATTCGCGCGATGCAGACCACACCCTTGCGTGCTCGCGACGGAGTGCTGATCGGCATGTTGTCGACGCACTGGGGCCATGCATATGAACCAAACGTTCGCCAGCTTCAGCTGCTGGATATCCTGGCGCGTGAGGCGGCCGGCCTCATCGCCCGTATGCGTGACGAAGCGCGTTTGCGGGAAAGCGAAGCCCGATTGCAGCATATGGATCAGATGAAAGAACAGTTTCTCGCGACGCTCGCGCATGAACTGCGGAATCCGCTGGCTCCGATCCGTAATGGGCTTCAAGTCTTGCGTCAGAACCAGACCTCAGCGGGCGCCGGCGCGGTCTTCGATATGCTCGATCGCCAGATCGAGCATATGGTGCGGCTGGTGGATGACCTGATGGAAGTCGCCCGCATCAACACGGGTACGATCCAGTTGCGTCGACAACCAATCGATGTGGCAACAGTGCTCGAGGCCGCGATCGAGCTAAGTCGTACTGCTGTCGAGAGCGCGGGACATGCGCTGAAAGTCGATCTGCCGACCGACGCACTTACTGTCGACGGCGACGAGGTCCGGCTTGCTCAGGTCTTCTCTAACCTGGTCAACAATGCAGCCAAGTACACGCCGGCTGGCGGACGAATCGACATTACGATAGCGCGCACAGGCAGCTGCGCCGAGATCAGGATCTCGGATACAGGGGCTGGATTCTCGCCCGAAGAGCAATCGTTATTGTTCGTGCCGTTTTCCCGGCTGCAGCCGGCGACTTATCGAGATGGCCTCGGCGTGGGACTGGCGCTCGCGAAAAAGCTGGTCGAGTTGCACGGCGGATCGATCTGTGCGAACAGCGATGGCCGCGACAAAGGAAGCTGCTTTACCGTTTCGCTGCCCGTTCACGAAGCAGCACGCCGGCACCCGCCTGCTGGCCGCGACGCCGGACTGGAGGGCTTTGCAGGACTCAGAGTGGCAGTCGTGGATGACAACCACGACGCGGCCGACAGTCTCGGTGAGCTTCTTCGTGTGATCGGCTGCGACGCTGCGGTCTACTACGACGGCGCCGGTGCACTGGACGCCCTTGAGAAGTCCACGCCCGCAGTCGCCTTCATTGACCTCGGCATGCCTGGTATGGATGGGTACGAACTGGCACGACGATTCCGCGCACGAGTCGCTTCCGACAACGTCCAACTAGTCGCGCTGACCGGGTGGGGGCAACCGGAAGATCGGGCTCGAAGCGCGCAAGCGGGATTTGACTTACACCTGACCAAACCAATCAGCATGTCGCGCCTCAACGAGGTGTTGCGAGGCAGTAGCGCCATGTGAAAAGCGCGGCGCGAACATTGCCCGGCCCTTGAAGGGCGGTGACAATATGCGCCTGGTTCTGCTGTGCGCAAGCATCGAGATACGGAACCAGTTTCGCCCTTGTCTGGCAGGACACGCGCACGACCGACCTGTTGAGCGAGTTCAAGCAGGCGGGTGCCGGCCAGCGGCCAGTCTTTGCCCGGAATGATCCACTCAATATCTTCGGCGGACAACTCCAGCAGACCTTGCTCAACGCCGCGGCCCAATGCAGCTAAAAAATCCTTAACAGTCTGGACATTCTCTTCGATGCTCATCTCGGTCTCTCCAATTCCGTTACCTCAGAAGGTGTCGATCTGTTCATGCATTGCGGAACCGCCAGTGAAGCCGCGGTGTCGGTGATTCAGCCAATTTTCACGTTCATGGCCAAGTCCCAGGTGCCGGCGCCATTCTTGGCCAAGCCGATCATCATCAGGCCGAGCGCCTCAAGCGCATGAGCCATTTGCAGACCGCCGACATCGAACGGACGAAGTCCGAGACTCTCGACGAAGGCCGAAACGCGCGCCTTCGCCTGCGCATCGTCTGCAGCGATGAACGCGTCGAGGCAGCCGCCCCGAGCAAGGACGTGGCCAAAGACGGTGTTGAACGCCTTCACGACATGCGCGCCGGAGGGGAGGCTGCTGGCGGTCTCCCGCGCGCCGGAACTGCCGTGAGGCGTGACGAGGCCCGAGAGATCGGGAGCAACGGGGTTGGTGATATCGACTATCACCTTGCCATCGAGTGTGTTTCCAAAGTCGGCGACCACCGCCGACAAGCCGGAATACGGCACGGCTAGAATGACGATGTCGCCCGCTGGCGGGGCACCATACGTCCCGGTGGTCACTTTGTCTGTGAGCTTGTCGGCCAGCGCCCGCGCCTTGGCGGGGTCGCGACTGACCACTTCGACGTTGTGTCCCGCCCTGTCGGCACGGCCGGCGATCGCTGCGGCCATGCTTCCTGACCCGATGATGCTGATAATGCTCATGGCAAGTTTCCTCATAAGTTTCAGTGTTGTTGATGGCTGGTAAACAAGGTCAACCCCTGGGTGGCCCATCAGCGTCGCGCAATGAGAACATCTACGAGTTCCAGGGACGAGCGGGGCCTATCCCTCAAACGATCTGCCCGCAGATTCACCGCCAATGCGCCGCTCCGGATAAACGCGTAGAGCGCCGCGGACATGGCGCGTCAGAGTTGCGCAAGACCGCCGTCAACGGCGACTTCGCTGGCCGTCATGAAGCTGCTGTCCGGCGATGCGAGAAAGGCGGCCACCGCCCCGATCTCCGCCGGATCGGCCATGCGCCGGAGCGGAGTCATCGAGGCGAAGAGCTTCTGGCCTTCCTCGCCTAGCGCTTCCTTGGCCAGTTCGGTCGCCGTTGCTCCCGGCGACAGCACGTTCACCCGGATGCCGGTGCCTTTCAAATCCTCCGCCCAGGTCCGCGCGAGGTTACGGACCGCCGCCTTGCTCGCGCTGTATGCGCTCATCGCCGGGGCGCCTGTGGTGCCGGCGCTCGATCCGGTCAGGATGATCGAGCCGCCCTCGCTCATCAGCGGTAACGCTTTCTGGACCGTAAAGATCGTTCCCTTCACATTGGTGTCGAAGGTTTCGTCGATGTGCTCGGCGGTGATCTTGCCGAGCGGAAGTGAGCTTCCTGCCCCGGCATTGGCGAATACGATGTCAAGTGCTCGCCGCTCGGCCTTCACCGCCGCGTAGAGTCGGTCGAGGTCGGCCTGATCGGAGACCGAACCCTTCACCGCGCGGGCGTTGGGCCCGAGGTCGGCCAGAGCGGCGTCGAGCGCTTCCTGCCTGCGGCCGAAGATGAATACGAAGGCCCCTTCTTCGATAAAGCGCTTCGCTGCGGCGCGGCCGATGCCAGTAGCGCCACCGGTGATTACAGCGGTCTTTCCATCCAGTCTGTTCATGACATGCATCCTTCGAAACAAAAGTGACAGTCACGATTCTGGACCGCTTGCGTCATGAGGCCAATTGACTAAATATCTATGGATACCATCTACTTTTTTGATACGTATGCTCGATAACGTGACCATCAATCAACTTCGGGCTTTCGTTGCTGTCTGTGACGCAGGAAGCTTTTCCGGGGCGGCGCGCGAGCTGAGGCGTGCACAGTCGGCGATCAGTCACGCGATCGCCGCGCTCGAGAGTGCCTTCGATGTAGCGCTGTTCGAGCGCAATACTCGCAAGGCAACACTTACGGCAGCGGGCCGCAGCCTCCTGCCTGATGCTCGCGGTGTGATTTCACGCACCGAGGAAATGAAGATGCGCGCAGCTTCGATCGCTGAAGCGGGTGTCCCGCAAGTCTCGATTGCTGTGGATACCTATTTTCCGCGTGTGCACCTGATCGAATGCCTGCGCATCCTGCAGGCGGACTTTCCGACAGTTGCGATCAATCTGCGCATGACGACGATGCAGGGCGGCGAGCGCTTGATTCTCGATGGCACCTGTGGATTGGCTGTGACGATCGCGGACGTGCCCGAACTCGACCCCAGTGCGATCGAGAGGCTGCACCT includes these proteins:
- a CDS encoding MEDS domain-containing protein; this translates as MPFLVWGSHIGQLFDSATDLRDMLVPYFRAGLLNNERCLWVTDGTFGVEDARAALREAVPDLDDRERRGQIEISDSSAFYDPAQPLRPRSLVEGLVHREREALAAGYRGVRTNGNCAWVKSAQWNSFLEYETGVQEAVQGRRLICMCSYRHDLIDEPQVNDVVQRHHLLLQSPFARPSTADRPVGQPIDMTDGDPDPAKLIALLNEDLAASRALHDLSLHMLVEQEPSALYGRIVEAARQLLGSDFASLQMLSGGTGEMLQLELIAHCGFTLTAATHWRKVFIDSTTSCGVALATGKRVIIDDVETCDLLVDTTDLLVFRETGIRAMQTTPLRARDGVLIGMLSTHWGHAYEPNVRQLQLLDILAREAAGLIARMRDEARLRESEARLQHMDQMKEQFLATLAHELRNPLAPIRNGLQVLRQNQTSAGAGAVFDMLDRQIEHMVRLVDDLMEVARINTGTIQLRRQPIDVATVLEAAIELSRTAVESAGHALKVDLPTDALTVDGDEVRLAQVFSNLVNNAAKYTPAGGRIDITIARTGSCAEIRISDTGAGFSPEEQSLLFVPFSRLQPATYRDGLGVGLALAKKLVELHGGSICANSDGRDKGSCFTVSLPVHEAARRHPPAGRDAGLEGFAGLRVAVVDDNHDAADSLGELLRVIGCDAAVYYDGAGALDALEKSTPAVAFIDLGMPGMDGYELARRFRARVASDNVQLVALTGWGQPEDRARSAQAGFDLHLTKPISMSRLNEVLRGSSAM
- a CDS encoding NADPH-dependent F420 reductase, giving the protein MSIISIIGSGSMAAAIAGRADRAGHNVEVVSRDPAKARALADKLTDKVTTGTYGAPPAGDIVILAVPYSGLSAVVADFGNTLDGKVIVDITNPVAPDLSGLVTPHGSSGARETASSLPSGAHVVKAFNTVFGHVLARGGCLDAFIAADDAQAKARVSAFVESLGLRPFDVGGLQMAHALEALGLMMIGLAKNGAGTWDLAMNVKIG
- a CDS encoding SDR family NAD(P)-dependent oxidoreductase, whose amino-acid sequence is MNRLDGKTAVITGGATGIGRAAAKRFIEEGAFVFIFGRRQEALDAALADLGPNARAVKGSVSDQADLDRLYAAVKAERRALDIVFANAGAGSSLPLGKITAEHIDETFDTNVKGTIFTVQKALPLMSEGGSIILTGSSAGTTGAPAMSAYSASKAAVRNLARTWAEDLKGTGIRVNVLSPGATATELAKEALGEEGQKLFASMTPLRRMADPAEIGAVAAFLASPDSSFMTASEVAVDGGLAQL
- a CDS encoding LysR family transcriptional regulator; translated protein: MLDNVTINQLRAFVAVCDAGSFSGAARELRRAQSAISHAIAALESAFDVALFERNTRKATLTAAGRSLLPDARGVISRTEEMKMRAASIAEAGVPQVSIAVDTYFPRVHLIECLRILQADFPTVAINLRMTTMQGGERLILDGTCGLAVTIADVPELDPSAIERLHLCEARMVTVCAPSHPLAAIAGPISREDFGRHIQLVVTDNQPDAEKTQQGVASGRQWLVNDLGAKHDLLRGGLCWGHMPHHLVADDLVHGMLVELQRRAWHMRPLTFMISQRRGYSFSACDTQLVALLGNRQRLPKDASRRSVSRKGKKA